The Nitrospirota bacterium genome includes a region encoding these proteins:
- a CDS encoding methyltransferase domain-containing protein: MAKSCCESRETRLEQYQIDKWKVKESEFKTFKPDDLLYSPQYIKKEKNGVFLLIDPQSPNWLSTNNIGAEIIALCDGKHKVSDIQEAMFAKYGASGAEHIKKETAEFINAAGTMEFISGSPFLIREYPGRGKVIAPHKMDELWIYNTMQCNLRCKHCLVSAGKELKDELTGKEIKKLVDEAIELGVKRFYITGGEPFMKDDIFEVIKYITKEKNKELIIQTNATLFDDKKISALKDFKSPLLTIQASLEGPDAKIHDSIRGKGSFNKAVEGVKKLIDIGITPVIATAISKYNEDSVTDTSKFLSTLGVKDHHILWMHTRGRGASNVDKLLVPSDRISNIMQDLRKIYKEGAIIVDNEESLKVRLKAKRGRKNDLCNNCYEKVCVNSDGHVYPCASFNGDKRFDAGSIREKSLKDIWLNSKVMAGFRNSSVKDKEECSACYLKYFCGGGCTAQSYYASEVETGKGSFMAQEPYCLTYKTLFEEILWDLAREGAPSDAKKKGYATPFVYNAMDGKLPPYLSHSFKTIDDNFEVGCYHCSCVLAVDVEDDEAVCKPDIKGQVTKTVKKKFSTAAHVAEANYYCPTGYNPKDLEHIPTEVLDVSYGCGNPAAIAELKEGDVVLDLGSGAGIDCFIAAKRLGKNGRVIGLDMTDEMVEKAAESAKKVAKSLGYDIVEFKKGELMNMPVEDNSIDLVISNCVVNLTEDKAKVMDEVFRVLKPGGRFVISDIVADKPIPGFMRRDKELWAACLSGALTEERFLEAAVEAGLTNVNLTKNYLYKKVEYINFYSVTMKGFKPQKITCGGCP; encoded by the coding sequence ATGGCAAAATCCTGTTGTGAATCACGAGAAACAAGGCTTGAGCAGTATCAGATTGACAAGTGGAAGGTTAAGGAATCGGAGTTTAAGACCTTTAAACCCGATGATCTACTGTATTCCCCCCAATATATTAAAAAAGAAAAAAACGGTGTTTTTCTTCTCATTGACCCCCAGTCGCCAAACTGGCTCAGCACAAACAATATAGGCGCTGAGATTATAGCCCTTTGCGACGGCAAGCATAAGGTATCTGACATTCAGGAAGCTATGTTTGCGAAATACGGGGCCTCCGGCGCTGAGCATATTAAGAAAGAGACAGCTGAATTTATTAATGCCGCAGGCACTATGGAATTTATTTCCGGTTCGCCTTTTTTAATCCGCGAATATCCCGGCAGGGGCAAGGTAATAGCGCCTCATAAAATGGATGAGCTATGGATATATAATACAATGCAGTGCAATCTCAGGTGTAAGCACTGTCTTGTGAGCGCAGGTAAGGAATTGAAGGATGAACTGACCGGAAAAGAGATTAAAAAGCTTGTGGATGAGGCGATAGAGTTAGGCGTCAAGCGGTTTTATATTACAGGCGGAGAGCCGTTTATGAAGGATGATATTTTTGAGGTGATAAAATATATAACCAAAGAAAAAAACAAGGAACTGATTATACAGACAAATGCAACCCTGTTTGATGATAAGAAAATATCAGCATTAAAAGATTTTAAAAGCCCGCTGCTTACAATACAGGCAAGCTTAGAGGGTCCTGACGCAAAAATACATGACAGCATCCGCGGTAAAGGCAGTTTCAACAAGGCGGTTGAAGGGGTAAAGAAACTGATTGATATCGGTATAACCCCGGTGATTGCCACCGCAATCAGCAAGTATAATGAGGATTCAGTAACAGATACCTCTAAGTTTTTGTCAACACTCGGAGTCAAGGACCATCATATCCTCTGGATGCACACGCGGGGACGCGGGGCAAGCAATGTGGATAAACTGCTGGTCCCTTCGGACAGGATATCAAATATAATGCAGGACCTGAGGAAGATTTATAAAGAAGGCGCGATAATTGTTGATAATGAAGAATCCCTCAAGGTCAGGCTGAAGGCTAAAAGGGGCAGAAAAAACGACCTCTGCAACAATTGCTATGAAAAGGTATGTGTGAATTCAGACGGGCATGTATATCCGTGCGCCTCTTTTAACGGCGATAAGCGGTTTGATGCAGGCTCTATCAGGGAAAAGAGCCTGAAGGACATATGGCTGAATTCAAAGGTCATGGCAGGGTTTAGAAACAGCAGTGTTAAGGATAAGGAAGAGTGCAGTGCGTGTTATTTAAAGTATTTTTGCGGCGGCGGATGCACTGCCCAGAGTTACTATGCAAGCGAGGTTGAAACCGGGAAAGGCTCTTTTATGGCGCAGGAGCCTTATTGTTTAACTTATAAGACATTGTTTGAAGAAATACTTTGGGACCTGGCCAGAGAAGGCGCGCCTTCTGATGCAAAGAAAAAAGGGTATGCCACTCCATTTGTTTATAATGCAATGGACGGAAAACTCCCGCCGTATCTCAGTCATTCTTTTAAGACCATTGATGACAACTTTGAGGTAGGCTGCTACCACTGTTCATGCGTTCTGGCGGTTGATGTTGAGGATGATGAAGCAGTCTGCAAGCCGGACATAAAAGGGCAGGTGACAAAGACCGTAAAAAAGAAGTTTTCAACTGCCGCTCATGTTGCCGAGGCAAATTATTATTGCCCCACGGGATATAACCCCAAGGATTTGGAGCATATCCCGACAGAGGTGCTTGATGTATCCTACGGCTGTGGTAATCCTGCGGCAATAGCAGAGCTTAAGGAAGGGGATGTGGTCCTGGATTTAGGCTCAGGCGCCGGCATAGACTGTTTTATCGCCGCAAAGAGGCTCGGCAAAAACGGCAGGGTGATAGGGCTTGACATGACTGACGAGATGGTTGAGAAGGCAGCGGAAAGCGCAAAAAAGGTTGCTAAATCTTTGGGCTACGATATTGTTGAATTCAAAAAAGGGGAATTGATGAATATGCCTGTAGAGGACAACTCCATTGACCTTGTAATATCAAACTGTGTTGTTAATCTGACAGAAGATAAGGCTAAGGTCATGGATGAGGTTTTCAGGGTGCTGAAACCCGGCGGCAGGTTTGTCATCTCCGACATAGTTGCGGATAAGCCTATTCCGGGCTTTATGAGGAGGGACAAAGAGCTGTGGGCCGCATGTCTTTCCGGAGCATTGACAGAGGAAAGGTTTTTGGAGGCGGCAGTGGAGGCCGGACTTACAAATGTAAATCTGACTAAAAACTATCTCTACAAAAAGGTAGAGTATATAAATTTCTATTCGGTCACAATGAAGGGATTTAAACCGCAGAAAATTACATGCGGCGGCTGCCCATAA
- a CDS encoding B12-binding domain-containing radical SAM protein — protein MRVSLVNAQVLDGNNVVPPLGLMYIAAVLEKAGHKVQIFDADPEYQAGILKEIKEFKPDLIGLGFLTVGYQRALKLFRGLKKEIPDAMYCLGGVHPTVKPMETINEFDADFIVLGEGEDTIVEACEKLEKKQGLAGVKGVMYHENGKIIDNGRRDMIPDIDTIPFPARHLIDMGPYLKPPGIIRGYATKNQTTVVTSRGCPFRCIYCGSHNIFGRKTRRRSVKNVVDEIEFLHKTYDIKGIYFCDDSFTLRPEWVREYCDDLKRRNLDIKWGCQSRVDQTDEELMRLMKDRGLVQLDFGVESGSEKMLKVLGKGGHGDRTSQIKKSFELCRKLDIRTLATFIIGNPEETMEDIQQSFSVAKEINADYTAFYFLTPYPGTEIYEMAIKNKWLDPNLPFSDIWAHRQPELPLMKITFEKEELRDIRKKLQNHFFWKNYFTATGNISFYGILFSIIFRHPGVIFTALGKLVRTGRLDYVVETLNAEYWRMKKYEAAG, from the coding sequence ATGAGAGTTAGTTTAGTAAATGCACAGGTGCTTGACGGTAATAATGTAGTTCCACCGCTTGGACTGATGTATATCGCGGCTGTCCTTGAAAAAGCAGGGCACAAGGTGCAGATTTTTGATGCCGACCCTGAGTATCAGGCAGGCATTCTGAAAGAGATAAAAGAGTTTAAGCCGGACCTTATCGGACTGGGTTTTTTGACTGTAGGCTATCAGAGGGCACTGAAATTGTTCAGAGGATTAAAAAAAGAAATACCTGACGCTATGTACTGCTTGGGCGGCGTTCATCCGACGGTTAAGCCTATGGAAACCATAAATGAGTTTGATGCGGATTTCATTGTGCTCGGAGAGGGCGAGGATACGATTGTAGAGGCATGTGAAAAATTGGAGAAGAAGCAGGGGCTGGCAGGCGTAAAGGGCGTCATGTACCATGAGAACGGAAAAATTATAGATAACGGCAGGCGCGACATGATACCTGATATTGATACAATTCCGTTTCCTGCAAGACACCTGATAGACATGGGACCGTATCTCAAACCGCCGGGTATTATCAGGGGTTATGCCACCAAGAACCAGACCACTGTTGTTACAAGCAGGGGCTGTCCGTTCAGATGCATATACTGCGGAAGCCATAACATATTCGGAAGAAAGACCAGGAGACGCTCGGTTAAGAACGTTGTTGACGAGATAGAATTTCTCCATAAGACATACGACATAAAAGGCATATATTTCTGCGATGACAGTTTTACATTAAGGCCTGAATGGGTCAGGGAATATTGCGATGACTTAAAACGCAGAAATCTGGATATAAAATGGGGATGCCAGTCAAGGGTGGACCAGACTGATGAGGAATTGATGAGGTTAATGAAAGACCGGGGACTTGTCCAGCTTGACTTCGGCGTTGAGAGCGGCTCGGAAAAGATGCTGAAGGTACTGGGCAAGGGCGGACACGGCGACAGGACTTCGCAGATTAAAAAATCCTTTGAGCTTTGCAGAAAACTGGACATCAGGACCCTGGCTACATTTATAATCGGCAACCCTGAAGAAACCATGGAAGACATACAGCAGAGCTTTTCTGTGGCTAAAGAGATTAATGCCGATTACACTGCATTTTACTTCCTGACCCCATATCCGGGTACGGAAATTTATGAAATGGCAATTAAGAATAAATGGCTGGACCCGAACCTTCCATTCTCAGACATATGGGCGCACAGGCAGCCGGAACTGCCGCTGATGAAGATAACCTTTGAGAAAGAGGAATTAAGGGACATACGCAAAAAACTGCAGAACCACTTCTTCTGGAAGAATTATTTTACTGCCACCGGGAATATCAGCTTCTACGGAATACTGTTTTCCATCATCTTCAGGCATCCGGGGGTTATTTTTACAGCGCTTGGAAAACTGGTGAGGACGGGTAGGCTGGATTACGTGGTTGAAACGCTTAATGCAGAATACTGGAGAATGAAAAAATACGAGGCTGCCGGATAA
- a CDS encoding nucleotidyltransferase domain-containing protein, which translates to MALQAVLKEREKKLTILRNNAMKEAQRLAFLLSKRYKFEAIYLFGSLLSGKFRLHSDIDMVIKGLKVEDFFKAHAFLIKESRYRIDLKPFEDLEDSFKEKILRKGLKIG; encoded by the coding sequence ATGGCTCTTCAGGCCGTTTTAAAAGAAAGAGAAAAAAAACTAACGATATTAAGAAATAATGCCATGAAAGAGGCGCAAAGGCTCGCTTTCCTTTTAAGCAAGCGCTATAAGTTTGAGGCGATTTATCTTTTCGGCTCGCTTTTATCAGGAAAGTTCAGATTACATTCAGACATTGATATGGTAATAAAAGGTTTGAAAGTGGAGGATTTTTTTAAGGCGCATGCATTTTTAATAAAAGAAAGCAGGTATAGAATTGATTTGAAGCCTTTTGAGGATCTTGAGGACAGCTTTAAGGAAAAAATTTTGCGGAAAGGATTGAAAATTGGATAA
- a CDS encoding PIN domain-containing protein, with protein MKILIDTNIILDVLTKREPFYMDSARVWTLGREGVIQGCISAISVNNFYYILSKLKGVKAAEPLIDQILEDFRIIAFTKNILKQARSIAGKDFEDLIQYFSAIHEGCECVITRNNKDFPSVGIKIMTPAEFLKIFVK; from the coding sequence ATGAAGATACTGATTGATACAAATATAATATTGGATGTTCTGACAAAACGGGAGCCATTTTATATGGATTCGGCAAGGGTGTGGACGCTTGGCAGGGAAGGTGTTATTCAAGGTTGTATTTCAGCAATTTCAGTCAATAACTTTTATTATATTTTAAGCAAACTTAAGGGAGTGAAGGCTGCGGAGCCGTTAATAGACCAGATATTGGAAGATTTTAGAATAATTGCTTTCACAAAGAATATCTTAAAGCAGGCAAGGTCGATCGCCGGCAAGGACTTTGAGGATTTAATTCAATATTTTTCAGCTATTCATGAAGGATGCGAGTGTGTCATTACAAGAAATAACAAAGACTTTCCGTCTGTGGGGATAAAAATAATGACTCCAGCAGAATTCTTAAAGATATTTGTGAAATAG
- a CDS encoding DUF86 domain-containing protein, translating to MTERLRVKIEKIKEYHKTLKDMGQDCEEKFLKDIVYRGALLHYLYLIADSCITLAELIIRDRNLRTPQTYQDTIDILGENNIIPASFAYEFAKIASFRNFLAHDYEKIDYLKICRDALRNLADIETYIKYIEQNYQGRG from the coding sequence ATGACAGAGCGGCTAAGGGTAAAAATTGAAAAGATAAAGGAATATCATAAAACACTGAAAGACATGGGGCAGGATTGCGAGGAAAAATTTTTAAAGGACATAGTTTACAGAGGCGCGCTTCTGCACTATCTTTACCTCATTGCTGATTCATGCATAACTCTTGCAGAGTTGATCATACGTGACAGAAATTTAAGAACGCCGCAGACTTATCAGGACACAATTGATATTCTTGGGGAAAACAACATAATACCTGCCAGCTTTGCATATGAGTTTGCAAAAATTGCCTCTTTCCGCAATTTTCTTGCCCATGATTATGAAAAAATAGATTATCTTAAAATTTGCAGGGATGCCCTCAGAAATCTTGCTGATATTGAAACGTATATAAAATATATAGAGCAAAATTATCAAGGACGAGGGTAG
- a CDS encoding nucleotidyltransferase domain-containing protein yields MASEILSKLKNIFLNAEDVEFAYLFGSCAYENAFPTSDIDIAVYMCRETAFFDKEMELHAVLSRALKSNAVDLVFLNRTKNIILLEEIVRSGKIVCDRNPQLRETFELNVLHNAMDFKYQRKVFAGI; encoded by the coding sequence ATGGCAAGTGAGATTTTATCAAAACTAAAAAATATATTTCTGAATGCCGAAGATGTGGAATTTGCATATCTATTTGGTTCATGTGCCTATGAGAACGCATTCCCCACCAGTGACATAGACATTGCAGTTTATATGTGTAGAGAGACCGCTTTTTTTGACAAGGAGATGGAATTACATGCAGTATTAAGCAGGGCGCTTAAGAGCAACGCTGTGGACCTTGTTTTTCTTAACAGGACAAAAAACATAATCCTTCTTGAAGAGATAGTCAGAAGCGGCAAGATAGTTTGCGACAGAAACCCTCAGCTAAGAGAGACTTTTGAGCTAAATGTTTTGCATAATGCAATGGATTTCAAATACCAAAGAAAGGTTTTTGCAGGGATATGA
- a CDS encoding PIN domain-containing protein gives MAGRIIVFDTSVFIDHLRTNKYVDHIQNVTGLIRNSSVVLSELSRGAVREEESDFVAMLIKNHPILTPTEKNWLESGEILSKIYKDKGFSPGKLRDIHFDVLIALTARNHGATVITSDRADYELIKAYKDFYLEIW, from the coding sequence ATGGCAGGTAGGATTATCGTCTTTGACACCTCGGTATTTATAGACCATTTAAGGACCAATAAATACGTTGATCACATTCAAAATGTGACGGGTCTTATAAGAAATTCATCTGTTGTTCTATCCGAATTATCAAGGGGAGCTGTTAGGGAAGAAGAATCGGATTTTGTAGCAATGCTAATAAAAAATCACCCGATACTTACCCCGACAGAGAAGAACTGGCTTGAGTCCGGCGAAATATTGTCAAAGATTTATAAAGATAAAGGGTTTTCTCCAGGGAAACTGAGAGATATTCATTTTGATGTCCTCATAGCGCTTACTGCAAGAAACCACGGAGCCACAGTCATTACTTCAGACAGGGCAGATTATGAGCTAATCAAGGCATATAAAGATTTTTACCTTGAGATTTGGTAG
- a CDS encoding type II toxin-antitoxin system VapB family antitoxin: MKAAVKMTSIRLDTKLADFVVKALGVKSRTEAVHVALREVAGLKKFKELMLKHGGKLKFEAHGR, from the coding sequence ATGAAAGCTGCTGTTAAAATGACGTCCATAAGACTTGATACTAAGCTTGCTGATTTTGTTGTTAAGGCTCTTGGCGTAAAAAGCAGGACTGAGGCGGTGCATGTGGCATTAAGAGAGGTTGCAGGGTTGAAAAAATTTAAGGAACTGATGTTAAAACACGGCGGCAAACTGAAGTTTGAAGCTCATGGCAGGTAG
- a CDS encoding sodium-translocating pyrophosphatase, with amino-acid sequence MSTTILFALLCGALGVVYALVTAAWVSKQDAGSTKMQEISNAVKEGAYAFLAREYKTVAMVAVVLVVAIAAIPQLGIWPAIGFMIGTVGSALAGYVGMWVTVRANVRTTQAASRGLQAALGLAFKGGSVTGVMVVGLGIIGLACFYTIAKQSAPEQAFHALVGLGFGCSLMSVFARIAGGIYTKAADVGADLVGKVEAGIPEDDPRNPAVIADNVGDNVGDCAGMAADLYETYTVTLVAAMLLARTVFGADSAWVEFPMLLGGISIIASIIGTFAVKLGKNQYIMGALYKGLAVAGILAAVTFYFVTGKFLEGASVQASLVEHPSFTQMNVFLMALIGLALTGLIVAITEYFTAKEYGPVKHIAKASLTGHGTNVIAGLAVSMKSTGAPVVVIVASILGAYSLGGGFAGDAAGGLFAIALSAVSMLSMTGIVVAIDSYGPITDNAGGIAEMSGLPEEIRNITDPLDAVGNTTKAVTKGYAIGSAGLAALVLFAEYSRSFSEALSFDLSNPMVLAGLFIGGLLPYYFGSLLMEAVGKAAGSIVEEVRRQFREIPGIMEYKAKPEYGKCVDIVTKGAIKQMMVPALIPVVVPIAVGLLLGREALGGVLIGSILTGLFQAIAMTSGGGAWDNAKKSFEDGVTDDKGVMHKKGSDGHKASVTGDTVGDPYKDTAGPAINPMIKVINIVALLIVPLL; translated from the coding sequence ATGAGTACAACTATTCTTTTTGCCTTACTCTGCGGCGCGCTGGGTGTTGTATACGCCCTCGTAACCGCAGCATGGGTATCAAAGCAGGATGCGGGAAGCACCAAGATGCAGGAAATCTCTAATGCAGTCAAAGAGGGCGCATATGCGTTTCTTGCACGTGAGTATAAAACTGTTGCTATGGTTGCCGTTGTTCTGGTGGTGGCCATTGCTGCAATACCGCAGCTCGGCATATGGCCGGCTATCGGTTTCATGATTGGAACGGTAGGTTCGGCGCTTGCGGGCTATGTGGGTATGTGGGTCACTGTCAGGGCAAACGTCCGCACCACACAGGCTGCGAGCAGGGGGCTTCAAGCTGCGCTCGGTCTTGCCTTTAAGGGCGGGTCAGTGACTGGTGTCATGGTCGTTGGTCTTGGGATTATAGGTCTTGCGTGTTTTTATACAATAGCAAAGCAGTCCGCCCCTGAACAGGCCTTCCATGCGCTTGTGGGGCTCGGCTTTGGATGCTCGCTCATGAGCGTGTTCGCCCGTATCGCAGGCGGTATTTATACAAAGGCTGCTGACGTAGGCGCTGACCTTGTCGGAAAAGTTGAAGCAGGAATTCCTGAGGATGACCCGAGAAATCCGGCAGTTATCGCCGACAATGTTGGAGACAACGTAGGCGACTGCGCAGGCATGGCAGCCGACCTTTATGAAACATACACGGTTACGCTCGTTGCAGCAATGCTTCTGGCCAGGACAGTTTTTGGCGCTGACAGCGCATGGGTGGAATTCCCGATGCTCCTTGGCGGAATATCTATAATTGCTTCCATTATAGGGACCTTTGCAGTAAAGCTCGGTAAGAACCAGTATATCATGGGCGCCCTTTATAAGGGTCTTGCAGTTGCAGGCATCCTTGCGGCAGTAACCTTTTATTTTGTTACGGGCAAATTTCTGGAAGGCGCATCCGTGCAGGCTTCATTAGTTGAGCATCCTTCATTTACACAGATGAACGTGTTTCTTATGGCGCTTATCGGCCTCGCATTAACGGGTCTAATCGTGGCCATAACCGAGTACTTCACTGCTAAGGAGTATGGCCCTGTGAAGCACATTGCCAAGGCCAGCCTGACCGGTCACGGCACAAACGTGATAGCAGGCCTTGCGGTCAGCATGAAGTCAACCGGTGCGCCTGTTGTAGTTATTGTTGCCTCAATCTTAGGCGCATATTCTTTAGGCGGTGGATTTGCCGGTGATGCAGCAGGCGGTCTTTTTGCTATTGCCCTGTCAGCAGTATCAATGCTTTCAATGACAGGCATTGTTGTTGCAATTGACTCATACGGACCGATAACGGACAATGCAGGCGGTATTGCAGAAATGTCAGGACTGCCTGAAGAAATCCGTAATATCACAGACCCGTTGGATGCAGTCGGAAACACAACAAAGGCTGTTACAAAGGGTTATGCAATCGGCTCGGCAGGTCTTGCGGCACTGGTCCTTTTTGCAGAGTATTCAAGGTCGTTCAGCGAAGCCCTATCATTTGATCTTTCTAACCCGATGGTTTTGGCAGGTCTTTTCATCGGAGGACTGCTTCCTTATTATTTCGGCTCACTCCTTATGGAGGCCGTTGGAAAGGCAGCAGGCAGCATTGTTGAAGAAGTCAGAAGACAGTTCAGGGAGATTCCCGGCATTATGGAATATAAGGCAAAGCCGGAATACGGCAAGTGCGTTGACATCGTTACAAAAGGCGCTATCAAGCAGATGATGGTTCCTGCTCTTATCCCGGTTGTAGTGCCAATTGCAGTAGGTCTTCTCCTCGGCAGGGAAGCCCTCGGAGGCGTTCTTATCGGAAGTATCTTAACCGGACTCTTCCAGGCGATTGCCATGACAAGCGGCGGCGGCGCATGGGACAATGCCAAGAAATCCTTTGAAGACGGCGTTACCGACGACAAAGGCGTCATGCATAAGAAGGGGAGCGATGGACACAAAGCCTCAGTTACAGGCGATACCGTCGGCGACCCGTACAAAGATACGGCAGGTCCTGCGATTAACCCAATGATTAAGGTCATCAACATCGTAGCTCTGCTGATTGTGCCGTTATTATAA
- the qmoC gene encoding quinone-interacting membrane-bound oxidoreductase complex subunit QmoC: MSSATVIKPDLDFVKGVIEGGGESLKKCFQCATCTVVCNVTPDDKPFPRKEMVWAQWGLKEKFIGNPDVWLCHQCNDCTAYCPRGAKPGEVLGAIRKQGIQMYSKPAFLSKMVGNKNLVWLIFLLPAVLLGVILSAAGTFNIPDGEIVFSKFASIRFLQFVFTPALLFGIAVGVLGLKKFWKDMKQAGGVTSGDLKSGIIETAKEILSQKKFKDCVVDRSRFSAHFMVFYSFMALAIATGFGVLYIDILHKESPFAFGYGTPVKIFGLIGAIGLFIGVLLMVIDRFKHVDKSGIGSYFDWLLLTIIGVIMASGILSWATRLAGMAGLAYPVYFIHLVFVFSLFLYLPYSKLAHIFYRAAAICYAKYSGREKK; the protein is encoded by the coding sequence ATGTCATCAGCAACGGTTATAAAGCCTGATCTTGATTTTGTAAAAGGGGTTATTGAAGGCGGCGGAGAGTCCCTGAAAAAATGTTTCCAGTGCGCAACTTGCACGGTTGTGTGCAATGTGACGCCGGATGACAAACCATTTCCCAGAAAAGAAATGGTCTGGGCGCAGTGGGGGCTGAAAGAAAAATTCATCGGCAACCCCGATGTCTGGCTCTGTCATCAGTGCAACGACTGCACCGCATACTGCCCGAGAGGCGCAAAACCCGGAGAGGTTTTAGGCGCAATCAGGAAGCAGGGCATTCAGATGTATTCAAAACCGGCGTTTCTGTCAAAAATGGTTGGTAACAAGAATCTTGTATGGCTTATCTTCCTTCTCCCTGCCGTGCTGCTTGGAGTGATACTTTCAGCAGCGGGAACGTTTAATATACCGGACGGCGAGATTGTATTTTCAAAATTCGCCTCAATCCGCTTTCTTCAGTTTGTCTTTACTCCCGCGCTGCTATTTGGAATTGCTGTCGGCGTTCTCGGCTTGAAAAAGTTCTGGAAAGACATGAAGCAGGCAGGAGGCGTAACATCGGGCGATTTGAAGTCAGGCATAATTGAAACGGCTAAAGAAATTCTGAGCCAGAAAAAATTCAAAGACTGTGTTGTGGACAGGAGCAGATTTTCAGCGCACTTTATGGTGTTTTATAGTTTCATGGCCCTTGCAATTGCTACAGGTTTCGGGGTTCTTTATATTGATATTCTGCATAAGGAGTCTCCTTTCGCATTCGGTTACGGCACGCCTGTTAAAATCTTTGGGCTAATCGGCGCGATAGGGCTTTTTATCGGTGTTTTGCTCATGGTTATTGACAGGTTTAAGCATGTTGATAAATCAGGTATTGGAAGCTATTTTGACTGGCTTCTGCTGACAATAATTGGAGTAATCATGGCCTCCGGTATCCTGTCATGGGCCACAAGACTTGCAGGCATGGCAGGCCTTGCGTATCCGGTTTATTTTATACACCTTGTTTTTGTGTTTTCACTTTTTCTTTATCTTCCATACTCAAAACTTGCCCATATATTTTACAGGGCGGCGGCGATTTGCTATGCAAAATATTCAGGAAGAGAGAAGAAATAG